The Chloroflexota bacterium genome segment TCCCCTCTCGCCCTCCTCTGTCATCACGGTTACATACGAATAGCCCAGCGCCACGCAGTAGAAGGCGGCGGGGTTCACCATAGAATCCCGCGCACCACCGATGGACGTCTGCGGCGGACAGGACGAAGATGCCCGATCGTTGTTGGGGCGCAACATCTTCTTGACCAGCGACTTGCCCACGCCGCCCTTGCCGCTCATGACGGCGAGGACGTNNNNNNNNNNCGATCGTTGTTGGGGCGCAACATCTTCTTGACCAGCGACGCCAGCCAGACCGAAGGGTAGTCCATTCGCGTGGAAACCGCCGTGCTGCGCCCTGTCCCCTCGGCAGCGTGGAAGATGCGGATATAGTCGCCCCGGTCGCCCAGGATGATCTCGGCGCGGCCATCGCCATCCACGTCGCCGGCGGCCAGCCCGTCGCCCTGCTCAAAGTCCGCGGCAAACTCCCATATCTTGTTCCCGTTCATGTCAAAGGCGCGAATCCA includes the following:
- a CDS encoding VCBS repeat-containing protein: LAAGDVNGDGRAEIILGDRSADRIYVLNMYGTVLASFPLDFEGHDGLTTGDINGDGRAEIIHGDRDNWIRAFDMNGNKIWEFAADFEQGDGLAAGDVDGDGRAEIILGDRGDYIRIFHAAEGTGRSTAVSTRMDYPSVWLASLVKKMLRPNNDRXXXTSSPS